One stretch of Pradoshia sp. D12 DNA includes these proteins:
- a CDS encoding glycoside hydrolase family 3 C-terminal domain-containing protein, translating into MKTEYTYLFQNIKALLEDRVKDLVSQLTLEEKINQMCQYQDAVPRLGIKKYKHGTEGAHGIAWLGEATVFPQNIGLACTWNVNLMKEIGSVIGDEARIFYQKDPEHNGLTIWSPTVDMERDPRWGRTEEAYGEDPCLTGKLTTELIKGMQGEHPFYLKTAATLKHFLGNNNEVNRGECSVSLDPRNLNEYYLKAFERQIKEGKAQSIMTAYNAVNGTLCNMNPDVNEIIKKEWGMDGFVVSDAGDVLGSVNEHHYVESYSKAVAYSIKNGIDNITDDKDITVRAIRDALEQEYLLEEDLDKALCNTFRVRFRLGEFDSDGENPYSYVSAEKLASKEHYELSLKAARESIVLLKNNGILPLKNKKVAVIGPLADEVLTDWYSGTPPYSITPLKGIKGKIGETIPYADGSNRIRLSITESGKSIGVNPDTGFLLASENEGDVLIHTDWGWGSETLRSEKNGKFITVDDDLHLKATADEAKGWFVKEVFTFSQKEESMEILSWDKQPIQLSDDGSIIQAEGMPAALFSYNITEDGIQKAVEEASKADTAIIFAGNNPFINGKECIDRPDLTLPPAQERLIQEVLKVNSNTVVVIVGSYPYAVNWVNAHVPAIIYTSHAGPELGRAIADVLFGDYNPAGRLPMTWYQSVNQLPEIMDYDIIKGKRTYQYFDGEVLYPFGHGLSYSQFEYKNLELSKESVTKEEVLHVTAEISNRSDLDGDEVVQLYVRCNQSKVIRPIKTLRDFERVHIKGGETKKIILSIEVKDLAYWDVAEERFLLEDGTYTVMLGSSSKAIQLEKTVEITGETRTERTLKGKVNSVHYDDYYSVKMVECLEGRHAIQSIGSSGWIMYKDVKIKANNRMMKIRLANGGKQTDIEVRTCKPNGKLLCTLQAPSTGGYQAWTTVEKSFMDIEEDKVEDIYLLFKDEVAIHWLTIE; encoded by the coding sequence ATGAAGACGGAATATACATATCTCTTTCAGAATATAAAAGCTTTACTAGAGGACAGGGTGAAAGATCTGGTGTCTCAGCTGACATTGGAAGAAAAAATTAATCAAATGTGTCAGTACCAAGATGCTGTTCCGAGATTGGGAATAAAAAAATATAAGCATGGAACAGAAGGAGCTCATGGTATTGCTTGGCTGGGGGAAGCTACCGTGTTCCCGCAAAATATCGGCTTGGCCTGTACATGGAATGTAAATCTAATGAAGGAAATTGGCTCTGTCATTGGAGATGAGGCGAGAATTTTTTATCAAAAGGATCCAGAACATAATGGATTAACAATTTGGTCTCCAACGGTTGATATGGAAAGGGATCCAAGATGGGGTAGAACCGAAGAGGCCTATGGGGAAGATCCTTGCTTAACTGGTAAACTGACAACAGAATTAATCAAGGGTATGCAGGGGGAACATCCATTTTATTTGAAGACAGCCGCTACATTAAAGCATTTTCTGGGAAATAATAACGAGGTTAACCGTGGAGAGTGCTCAGTCAGTCTCGATCCCCGTAATTTAAATGAATATTATCTGAAAGCTTTTGAAAGGCAAATTAAAGAAGGAAAAGCACAATCGATCATGACTGCCTATAATGCTGTTAATGGAACTTTATGTAATATGAATCCTGATGTTAACGAGATTATAAAAAAGGAATGGGGAATGGATGGCTTTGTTGTAAGTGATGCTGGAGATGTACTTGGTTCAGTTAATGAGCATCACTATGTTGAATCCTATTCAAAGGCGGTTGCATACTCCATTAAAAATGGAATTGACAATATCACAGATGATAAGGACATAACGGTACGAGCCATCCGTGATGCTTTGGAACAGGAATATCTATTGGAAGAAGATTTGGATAAGGCTCTTTGCAACACCTTTAGGGTGAGATTTCGTCTTGGTGAGTTTGATTCTGATGGGGAGAATCCTTATTCATATGTTTCTGCAGAAAAATTAGCCAGTAAGGAGCATTATGAGCTATCTTTGAAGGCTGCCCGGGAATCTATTGTATTGCTTAAAAATAATGGAATCCTTCCATTGAAAAATAAAAAGGTTGCCGTAATCGGTCCTTTGGCAGATGAAGTGTTAACCGATTGGTACAGCGGTACACCACCTTATTCAATCACACCGCTTAAAGGTATCAAGGGAAAAATCGGTGAAACAATTCCCTACGCTGATGGAAGCAATCGCATAAGGCTCAGTATTACGGAAAGCGGAAAATCGATAGGGGTTAACCCTGATACCGGCTTCTTGCTTGCAAGTGAGAATGAAGGAGATGTATTGATTCATACGGACTGGGGATGGGGGAGTGAGACGCTTCGCTCTGAGAAAAATGGCAAATTCATTACCGTAGATGACGATCTTCATTTAAAGGCTACCGCTGATGAAGCAAAAGGGTGGTTTGTAAAAGAAGTATTTACTTTTTCTCAAAAGGAAGAAAGCATGGAGATTCTTTCCTGGGATAAGCAGCCTATCCAATTGTCTGATGATGGATCCATTATTCAGGCCGAAGGTATGCCTGCCGCATTGTTCTCCTATAACATAACCGAGGATGGTATCCAAAAAGCTGTGGAAGAGGCAAGCAAAGCAGATACAGCTATCATTTTTGCTGGTAATAATCCTTTTATAAATGGAAAGGAATGCATTGATCGTCCGGATTTGACATTGCCGCCTGCTCAGGAAAGGCTCATCCAAGAAGTACTTAAGGTTAATTCCAATACTGTCGTTGTTATTGTTGGAAGCTATCCTTATGCTGTTAACTGGGTTAATGCACATGTTCCTGCCATTATATATACATCTCATGCAGGACCGGAACTAGGCCGTGCAATAGCTGATGTGTTGTTTGGGGATTATAATCCAGCGGGACGTTTACCAATGACATGGTATCAATCTGTCAATCAGCTGCCTGAAATTATGGATTATGACATCATAAAAGGAAAGCGTACCTATCAGTATTTTGATGGGGAAGTATTGTACCCTTTTGGACATGGATTATCTTATTCACAGTTCGAATATAAAAATTTGGAACTATCGAAAGAAAGTGTAACGAAAGAAGAAGTTTTACATGTGACAGCAGAGATCAGCAATAGAAGTGATCTGGATGGTGATGAAGTGGTCCAGTTGTATGTGCGGTGTAATCAGTCTAAAGTAATTCGGCCTATTAAAACGTTAAGGGACTTTGAACGGGTGCATATTAAAGGCGGAGAGACTAAAAAAATAATCTTATCAATAGAGGTAAAGGATCTGGCATACTGGGATGTGGCAGAAGAACGTTTTCTATTGGAGGATGGAACATATACAGTCATGCTGGGCAGTTCATCCAAAGCTATTCAGTTGGAAAAAACAGTTGAAATAACAGGAGAAACCCGTACAGAAAGAACATTGAAGGGCAAAGTAAACTCTGTTCATTATGATGATTATTACTCAGTCAAAATGGTTGAGTGCTTAGAAGGACGGCATGCAATTCAAAGTATTGGCTCTAGTGGTTGGATTATGTATAAAGACGTTAAAATAAAAGCAAATAACAGAATGATGAAAATACGTTTGGCCAATGGCGGAAAGCAAACCGATATTGAAGTGAGGACATGTAAGCCGAATGGAAAGCTTTTATGTACCCTTCAAGCTCCAAGTACAGGTGGGTATCAAGCTTGGACTACAGTGGAAAAATCATTCATGGACATCGAAGAGGACAAGGTAGAAGATATCTATCTCTTATTTAAAGATGAAGTGGCTATTCATTGGCTAACAATAGAGTAA
- a CDS encoding YesL family protein, protein MNSGVLGGTYRVCLWVVRLAWSNIIWIFLNLPVLYFCLSLLNAEHLNITYILLLIMGLVPIFSFPSTVALFGVVRKWVMGESDIPIATSFLRYYKENYFRSFIGGIVFTLMWAGWIMNYISFVSQQSVIFLVLYAFFTMILLTWTLYFCCYTVHIHDRLLQSIKNSFIMSVGRPISTLGVVMVTAILIYISIGFTFLWPFFTGTILAFLSFSFFYRIIEKTIHYQNQTRDSGLDTIEEKTT, encoded by the coding sequence ATGAATTCAGGAGTTTTGGGTGGGACATATCGAGTATGCTTATGGGTTGTCAGACTGGCTTGGTCAAATATCATATGGATTTTCTTAAATCTTCCTGTTTTATATTTTTGTTTAAGCTTATTGAATGCTGAACATTTAAATATCACGTATATTCTTCTTTTAATCATGGGGTTAGTGCCAATTTTCTCTTTCCCTTCCACTGTCGCTTTGTTTGGAGTTGTACGGAAATGGGTGATGGGAGAAAGCGATATTCCGATTGCCACTTCCTTTCTTCGTTATTATAAGGAAAACTATTTCAGGAGTTTCATAGGGGGAATCGTGTTTACCCTTATGTGGGCTGGCTGGATTATGAATTATATTAGTTTTGTCAGTCAACAGTCCGTTATATTTCTTGTTCTCTATGCTTTTTTTACGATGATTCTCCTAACATGGACTTTATATTTTTGCTGCTATACCGTTCATATTCACGATCGGCTCTTACAATCTATCAAAAATTCTTTCATCATGTCCGTTGGACGACCGATTTCAACCCTTGGGGTAGTCATGGTCACTGCGATATTAATTTATATTAGCATTGGTTTTACGTTTTTATGGCCATTCTTTACCGGAACGATATTGGCGTTTTTATCCTTTAGCTTTTTCTATCGGATTATTGAGAAAACCATACACTATCAAAATCAAACTAGAGATAGTGGCTTAGACACAATAGAAGAAAAAACAACCTAA